Proteins from one Thermococcus sp. M36 genomic window:
- the rfbB gene encoding dTDP-glucose 4,6-dehydratase yields the protein MRLLVTGGMGFIGSNFIRYVLKKHPDWEVVNLDKLGYGSNPANLKDVENDPRYTFVKGDIANYDLIKELITTVDAVVNFAAESHVDRSISSPEHFLKSNVIGTYTILEAIRKENPEIRFVHISTDEVYGDILSGSFTEKDALMPSSPYSATKAASDVLVLGWTRTYKLNASITRCTNNYGPYQFPEKLIPKTIIRASMGLKVPIYGTGQNVRDWLYVEDHVRAIEAVLLKGEPREVYNISAGEEKTNIEVVRTVLRIMGRDESLIEFVEDRPGHDLRYSLDSWKITRDLKWRPKYSFEDGIERTVKWYLENEDWWRPLVNEKVLHPTPWKLGW from the coding sequence ATGAGGCTCTTGGTTACCGGCGGAATGGGCTTCATAGGGAGCAACTTCATCCGCTATGTTTTGAAAAAGCACCCCGACTGGGAAGTGGTGAACCTCGACAAGCTCGGCTACGGCTCGAACCCGGCGAACCTGAAGGATGTGGAGAACGACCCGCGATACACATTTGTTAAGGGGGATATAGCTAATTATGATCTGATAAAGGAGCTTATAACAACGGTTGATGCTGTTGTGAACTTCGCAGCAGAGAGCCACGTGGACAGGAGCATCTCCAGCCCGGAGCACTTCCTAAAGAGTAACGTCATCGGCACCTACACGATTCTCGAAGCGATACGGAAGGAAAACCCCGAAATAAGGTTCGTCCACATAAGCACCGATGAGGTCTACGGGGACATCCTAAGTGGCTCGTTCACCGAAAAGGATGCACTTATGCCCTCATCGCCGTACTCCGCCACCAAGGCGGCGAGCGACGTTCTCGTCCTCGGCTGGACGAGGACTTACAAGCTCAACGCCTCCATAACGCGCTGCACAAACAACTACGGGCCATACCAGTTCCCGGAGAAGCTCATCCCGAAGACGATCATACGGGCCAGCATGGGGCTGAAGGTTCCAATCTACGGCACCGGCCAGAACGTGAGGGACTGGCTCTACGTCGAAGACCACGTGAGGGCAATTGAGGCCGTCCTGCTCAAGGGGGAACCGAGGGAGGTCTACAACATCTCCGCCGGCGAGGAGAAGACCAACATCGAGGTCGTCAGGACCGTCCTGAGGATAATGGGCAGGGACGAGTCGCTCATAGAGTTTGTAGAGGACAGGCCCGGCCACGATTTGAGGTATTCGCTCGACTCCTGGAAGATAACGAGGGATTTGAAGTGGCGTCCCAAGTACAGCTTCGAGGACGGCATAGAGAGAACTGTCAAATGGTACCTCGAAAACGAGGACTGGTGGAGGCCGCTGGTGAACGAGAAGGTTCTCCATCCGACGCCGTGGAAGCTGGGGTGGTGA
- a CDS encoding oligosaccharide flippase family protein produces MSEASQALQKIARGTGIVFAGTVISMLFGFLSRAVIARYFSTGEYGVFNLVLTVLNIALVVATLGFQNALPREVAFYREREASRVRELVPIL; encoded by the coding sequence ATGAGCGAGGCGAGCCAAGCACTCCAGAAGATCGCAAGGGGAACGGGCATCGTCTTCGCCGGGACGGTAATTTCGATGCTCTTCGGGTTTCTGAGCAGGGCGGTGATAGCGAGGTACTTTTCCACCGGGGAGTATGGTGTTTTTAATTTGGTCCTGACGGTGCTGAACATCGCCCTTGTAGTGGCTACGCTGGGCTTCCAGAACGCCCTGCCGAGGGAGGTGGCGTTTTACCGGGAGAGGGAAGCTTCAAGAGTTAGAGAGCTGGTTCCAATATTGTAA
- the rfbD gene encoding dTDP-4-dehydrorhamnose reductase, with amino-acid sequence MKVAIIGAHGQLGTDLVKVFGEDPSFEVIPLTHKDLDVTVPETLKVLKELKPDVIINTAAYVRVDDAEIYPEKAFAVNAIGALNVARVASEIGTINVYISTDYVFDGEKGAPYTEEDMPNPINVYGASKYMGEVFTRNYSEKYYIIRVASLYGKAGASGKGGNFVNWVIEKAKRGEELRIVDDQFMSPTYTVDVARTLKEFLKLKPEFGIYHMVNEGYCSWYEFTRAIFEILGRDVEVRHIKSGELNRLARRPGFSALENARLHALGLRMPDWREGLKGYLAEKGWL; translated from the coding sequence ATGAAGGTTGCGATAATCGGTGCCCACGGCCAGCTCGGAACCGACCTGGTGAAGGTCTTTGGGGAAGACCCGTCTTTTGAGGTCATCCCGCTGACCCACAAAGACTTAGACGTTACAGTTCCCGAGACTCTGAAGGTGCTGAAAGAGCTGAAGCCTGACGTCATCATCAACACAGCTGCGTATGTGAGGGTTGATGACGCCGAGATTTATCCGGAGAAAGCTTTTGCGGTGAACGCGATAGGGGCATTGAACGTTGCCAGAGTTGCCAGTGAAATTGGCACAATCAACGTCTACATCAGCACGGACTACGTCTTTGATGGAGAGAAGGGAGCGCCCTACACCGAAGAAGACATGCCGAATCCCATCAACGTCTACGGGGCAAGCAAGTATATGGGTGAGGTCTTCACGAGGAACTATTCCGAAAAATACTACATCATCCGGGTGGCGAGCCTGTACGGAAAGGCCGGCGCGAGCGGGAAGGGCGGCAACTTCGTGAACTGGGTTATCGAGAAGGCTAAGCGCGGGGAGGAGCTGAGGATAGTGGACGACCAGTTCATGAGCCCCACCTACACGGTGGACGTTGCGAGGACTCTGAAGGAGTTCCTGAAGCTGAAGCCGGAGTTTGGGATATACCACATGGTCAACGAGGGCTACTGCTCGTGGTACGAGTTCACCAGAGCGATATTTGAAATCCTGGGCCGGGACGTTGAAGTGAGGCACATAAAGTCGGGCGAACTCAACAGGCTGGCGAGGAGGCCGGGGTTCTCGGCGCTGGAGAACGCGAGGCTTCATGCGCTTGGCCTGAGGATGCCGGACTGGAGGGAAGGGCTGAAGGGGTATCTGGCGGAGAAGGGGTGGCTCTAG
- a CDS encoding type II toxin-antitoxin system VapC family toxin → MGEDKRRLYDTNVLIGLVKEGKNPEDGYTTTLNLVEYPKGVSLDLGVLIPSPKEYALAVKLSEKLVKAGTPAPAVDVVMAAVAISRGMTLVTKDRHFSRIKKVAPELRLELVG, encoded by the coding sequence ATGGGAGAGGACAAAAGGAGGCTCTACGACACGAACGTCCTGATCGGCCTCGTTAAAGAAGGCAAAAATCCCGAAGATGGATACACAACAACTTTGAACCTTGTGGAATACCCAAAGGGAGTCTCTCTGGATCTGGGAGTCCTCATACCCTCTCCCAAGGAATATGCACTGGCCGTTAAGCTCTCTGAGAAGCTGGTAAAGGCAGGTACCCCGGCCCCAGCAGTAGACGTGGTTATGGCAGCTGTTGCAATATCCAGAGGGATGACCCTCGTGACAAAGGACAGACATTTCTCACGCATAAAGAAGGTCGCTCCCGAGCTCAGACTCGAGCTGGTTGGATGA
- a CDS encoding nucleotidyl transferase AbiEii/AbiGii toxin family protein has product MKGVELSEDISLEVYDLRSYNNNVIRESINAMFRIAEELKGKVLLVGGWSVYYWVDNVLGYNGVPSIDIDFLAKAESFEEIKEVMKNLGFQSAGFRFAKPLETLIIREEVKVDFLFDRKPSQLSFDTPFASSIFRNRYYSKVHFEVRDFGRNIIDEGDVDVAFPEAVLALKFDIYTNTGDYPDDKRDKHWKDVIDVYSLVMGFYKRRDAWREEDFYLRRDVLRELYRVKNYKPASIYEVLNESQYREDIKVMLADYVGFRAFEEKLFERRLRELEEIIFFF; this is encoded by the coding sequence ATGAAGGGGGTTGAGCTCTCCGAGGATATATCCCTTGAGGTTTATGATCTGAGGAGCTACAACAATAATGTTATCAGGGAGTCAATAAACGCAATGTTCAGGATTGCCGAGGAGTTAAAAGGGAAGGTTCTCCTTGTTGGCGGCTGGAGCGTGTATTACTGGGTGGATAACGTTTTGGGATACAACGGTGTTCCCTCAATTGACATTGACTTCCTCGCAAAGGCTGAAAGCTTTGAGGAAATAAAGGAGGTCATGAAAAACCTTGGCTTTCAGAGCGCGGGCTTCAGGTTTGCAAAGCCCCTCGAAACCTTAATCATCAGGGAAGAGGTGAAGGTTGATTTTCTATTTGACAGAAAGCCTTCTCAGCTCAGCTTTGACACTCCGTTCGCTTCGTCAATTTTCAGAAATAGATATTATTCGAAGGTTCACTTTGAAGTTCGTGACTTCGGCAGGAATATAATCGATGAAGGGGATGTTGACGTGGCTTTTCCTGAGGCGGTCTTGGCTTTAAAGTTCGACATCTACACCAATACGGGAGATTATCCAGACGACAAGAGGGACAAGCACTGGAAGGACGTGATTGATGTTTACTCCCTTGTAATGGGGTTCTACAAGAGAAGAGATGCATGGCGTGAGGAGGACTTTTATCTCAGGAGAGATGTTCTAAGAGAACTTTACAGGGTCAAAAACTACAAGCCAGCTTCAATTTATGAAGTTTTAAACGAAAGTCAGTACAGGGAAGACATTAAGGTAATGCTGGCGGATTACGTTGGCTTCAGGGCCTTCGAAGAGAAGCTCTTTGAGAGAAGACTTAGAGAGCTTGAGGAGATTATCTTTTTCTTTTGA
- a CDS encoding DUF2281 domain-containing protein produces the protein MEDAYRLFQQLPDDLKEEVLDYIEFLLERNARRRRSPMKFGWRGGLKELRKKYTSVELQHKALEWWG, from the coding sequence ATGGAGGACGCCTACAGGCTCTTTCAGCAGCTCCCGGATGACCTTAAGGAGGAGGTGCTGGACTACATCGAGTTCCTTCTGGAGAGGAACGCGCGCAGGAGACGCTCCCCCATGAAGTTTGGATGGCGCGGGGGGCTGAAGGAGCTCAGGAAGAAGTACACTTCCGTGGAGCTTCAGCACAAGGCCCTTGAATGGTGGGGCTGA
- a CDS encoding DeoR family transcriptional regulator: MVLLGKDIYTEDYLRKLDLNERQIKAVLYVREKGRIRNKEYQGLFGVSEATATRDLNELVKRDIFEKIGVTGKGTYYKLKPSKPS; encoded by the coding sequence GTGGTTCTTTTGGGGAAAGACATCTATACGGAGGATTACCTGAGAAAGCTGGATTTAAATGAAAGGCAGATTAAAGCAGTGCTCTACGTGAGGGAGAAGGGGAGGATAAGGAATAAGGAGTATCAGGGGTTGTTTGGGGTGTCGGAGGCTACTGCTACTAGGGATTTAAACGAACTGGTCAAAAGGGATATATTTGAAAAAATTGGAGTTACTGGAAAGGGCACTTATTACAAATTAAAGCCCTCAAAGCCATCATAA
- a CDS encoding DUF4258 domain-containing protein yields the protein MKRVVFIAHALERLRDRKISKELVIQALNEPDSVDTGYIGRKIAQKILNGKLIRVIYEETEDEILVITAYITSKVEKYTG from the coding sequence ATGAAACGAGTCGTCTTCATAGCCCATGCACTCGAAAGGCTAAGGGACAGAAAAATTTCAAAGGAACTCGTAATTCAGGCCCTTAACGAGCCAGACTCCGTCGATACAGGTTACATAGGACGAAAAATCGCTCAAAAGATTTTAAATGGAAAGCTTATACGGGTGATTTATGAAGAGACAGAGGATGAAATCCTTGTCATCACAGCATATATAACCTCCAAGGTTGAAAAATACACTGGGTGA
- the rfbC gene encoding dTDP-4-dehydrorhamnose 3,5-epimerase, which yields MPFEFKRLEIPDVILIKPRVFEDERGFFMETYKKSDFEKAGIKGEFVQDNHSRSKYGVLRGLHFQREPYAQAKIVRVVRGVIYDVAVDLRRDSPTFGKWVGVILSEHNRYQLYIPRGFAHGFVVLSDAAEVVYKVDNVYAPDHEGGIIWNDPEIGIDWPVDDPIVSEKDRKWPTLREAVERGWAF from the coding sequence ATGCCGTTCGAATTTAAAAGGCTGGAAATCCCTGATGTCATCCTGATCAAGCCCCGCGTTTTTGAGGACGAGAGGGGCTTCTTCATGGAGACATACAAGAAGTCGGACTTTGAAAAGGCAGGAATCAAAGGGGAGTTCGTCCAGGACAACCACTCCCGCTCTAAGTACGGTGTTCTAAGGGGCCTGCACTTCCAGAGAGAGCCCTACGCCCAGGCCAAGATCGTACGGGTTGTTAGGGGCGTTATCTACGACGTGGCCGTTGATCTGAGGAGGGATTCCCCCACATTTGGCAAGTGGGTCGGCGTCATTCTCTCGGAGCACAACAGATACCAGCTCTACATCCCGAGGGGCTTTGCCCACGGGTTCGTCGTGCTGAGCGACGCCGCCGAGGTGGTGTACAAGGTTGACAACGTCTACGCTCCCGACCATGAAGGCGGAATAATCTGGAACGACCCCGAGATAGGAATCGACTGGCCTGTGGATGACCCCATAGTCTCGGAGAAGGACAGGAAATGGCCGACGCTGAGGGAGGCCGTTGAGAGGGGATGGGCATTTTGA
- a CDS encoding DUF2283 domain-containing protein, with the protein MITYDPNHDVMYIRFGGGEIVDTIEVGEGVLIDVGKDGRIIGIEIINASTRVGPNPLSEISIRLQEATV; encoded by the coding sequence ATGATAACGTACGACCCAAATCACGACGTGATGTACATCAGGTTTGGTGGGGGAGAAATAGTTGACACAATCGAGGTTGGAGAGGGAGTGCTCATAGACGTTGGCAAGGACGGCAGGATAATAGGAATCGAAATAATAAACGCATCCACTAGAGTCGGCCCAAATCCCCTCAGCGAAATCTCAATAAGGCTCCAGGAAGCAACGGTTTAG
- a CDS encoding type II toxin-antitoxin system VapC family toxin — MTSGRFRFFIGSNVILDYFYGEKRAKEVIEAAKSLGDVFINGIVLTEVSIRYLKDSTGKKSYTLKHSPQLVREVDKSPLYSILDGFSYLSDNALIGEEAIVLMDIYGLLPNDAIILATCKFYGIDYLISFDTDFKRACDGERITLVDSKEKLEELIKIGDSQ; from the coding sequence ATGACGAGTGGGAGGTTTAGGTTTTTCATTGGCAGCAATGTTATTCTGGACTACTTTTACGGGGAGAAGCGTGCAAAGGAGGTAATAGAGGCTGCAAAAAGCCTCGGTGATGTTTTTATAAACGGTATTGTTTTAACCGAAGTCTCGATCAGGTATCTGAAGGACTCAACTGGAAAAAAGAGCTACACCTTGAAGCACAGTCCCCAGCTCGTCAGGGAAGTTGATAAAAGCCCGCTTTATTCGATTCTTGATGGGTTTTCCTATCTCTCCGACAACGCACTCATTGGGGAAGAGGCGATAGTGCTCATGGACATCTACGGCCTCCTGCCAAACGATGCAATAATCCTCGCAACATGTAAATTCTACGGAATTGATTATCTGATATCGTTCGACACTGATTTCAAGAGAGCATGTGACGGGGAGAGAATAACTCTAGTGGATAGCAAAGAAAAGCTGGAAGAACTCATCAAAATCGGTGATTCACAATGA
- a CDS encoding DUF2283 domain-containing protein, whose protein sequence is MGGKSEFRPVDYDPLVDSLFVVAPGGEYEHSVMLGDDVILDFGRLSEGDKLDVIGFEILGASRKFGLDKHLLRRIKRLHAEIKISEDRVEMIISIVVVQRKRERERSRILEMANVGLPTAVTSISV, encoded by the coding sequence ATGGGGGGGAAGAGTGAGTTCAGGCCTGTGGATTATGACCCCCTTGTCGATTCACTCTTTGTGGTGGCGCCGGGGGGGGAGTATGAGCACTCCGTCATGCTCGGGGATGATGTTATTCTAGACTTTGGCCGGCTTTCGGAGGGGGATAAGCTGGACGTCATCGGATTTGAGATACTTGGGGCCTCCAGAAAGTTTGGGTTAGACAAACACCTGCTCAGGAGAATTAAGAGGCTCCATGCGGAGATTAAGATCAGCGAAGACCGCGTTGAAATGATTATTTCGATAGTTGTAGTCCAGAGAAAAAGGGAACGCGAGCGCTCAAGGATACTGGAAATGGCAAACGTCGGCCTTCCCACTGCAGTCACTTCTATCAGTGTTTAG
- a CDS encoding PIN domain-containing protein: MYLVDTNVFLEILLDQENADNAERFLRETPPSELAVSDFSVYSIGIILFRQKKHGVFREFVEDVLLRGGLSLLRLTPFDFESLVEASRKFHLDFDDAYQYTLARKYGLRIVSYDSDFDATDIGRVTPLQAMR, translated from the coding sequence ATGTATCTAGTTGATACCAACGTGTTCCTTGAAATCCTTCTTGATCAGGAAAACGCTGATAACGCGGAGAGGTTTCTTAGAGAAACTCCACCCAGCGAGCTTGCCGTCTCGGATTTCTCGGTTTACTCAATAGGGATAATACTCTTCAGGCAGAAGAAACACGGGGTCTTCCGGGAGTTCGTTGAGGACGTTCTCCTGCGCGGTGGACTCTCCCTGCTGAGACTCACCCCCTTTGATTTTGAATCGCTCGTTGAGGCGTCCCGTAAATTCCACCTCGATTTTGACGATGCGTACCAGTACACCTTGGCCCGTAAATACGGCCTCCGCATAGTCAGCTACGATTCGGATTTTGATGCAACCGATATCGGTAGGGTTACGCCACTTCAGGCGATGAGGTGA